A stretch of the Rosa rugosa chromosome 5, drRosRugo1.1, whole genome shotgun sequence genome encodes the following:
- the LOC133712471 gene encoding DNA polymerase II subunit B3-1, whose translation MEEEQDSTTVQPPREEEGEDASPIRPESGEENAVRLESDTATVQAVSAEENTQPQIEEEEEEPPVVEEDDAAMTRPESGEENAVGSESEEDNIAPIEIASEEENTATVQPLSEGEKAKANRLEPIRLELPTGRVKKIMKLDRDINKINSEALHLVSCSTQLFLQFLAEASGEAAMEKKRKIVKLEHIRTAAKRHRATRDFLVDELPVPSQPSDQKSADRSRSRPVADNPAPAGTRRIEDFFSKPATKSPIEVEES comes from the coding sequence ATGGAAGAAGAACAGGACTCAACAACCGTGCAACCACcgagggaagaagaaggagaggacgCATCCCCGATCCGACCCGAGTCCGGAGAAGAAAACGCAGTCCGACTCGAATCGGATACAGCAACGGTCCAAGCCGTATCGGCAGAAGAGAACACGCAACCCcagatcgaagaagaagaagaggaaccaCCGGTGGTTGAAGAAGACGACGCAGCCATGACCCGACCCGAATCCGGTGAAGAGAACGCAGTCGGATCTGAATCCGAAGAAGATAACATAGCACCGATCGAAATCGCATCGGAAGAAGAGAACACCGCAACGGTCCAACCCCTATCAGAAGGAGAGAAGGCAAAAGCGAACCGACTCGAACCGATCCGACTCGAACTTCCGACGGGTCGGGTCAAGAAGATAATGAAGCTGGACAGAGACATCAACAAAATAAACTCAGAAGCCCTACACCTGGTCTCATGCTCCACCCAGCTCTTCCTCCAATTCCTCGCCGAGGCCTCCGGCGAGGCGGCAATGGAGAAGAAGCGCAAGATCGTGAAGCTCGAACACATACGGACGGCGGCGAAGAGGCACCGGGCCACCAGAGATTTCCTCGTGGATGAGCTCCCCGTGCCGTCTCAGCCGTCCGATCAGAAGTCCGCTGATCGGAGCCGCTCTCGCCCTGTTGCTGACAATCCAGCTCCGGCTGGCACTCGCCGGATTGAGGACTTCTTTAGTAAGCCAGCAACTAAATCCCCTATTGAGGTTGAGGAGTCCTAG
- the LOC133709409 gene encoding mitochondrial import receptor subunit TOM20-like, giving the protein MQFSQDDFDRLLLSEHSRKTCEAHYAKNPQDAENLVKWAGALLELSQFQSIADSRIMLDDCISKLEEALAINPTKHEALWCLGNAHTSHGFMNPDLDEARPYFEKASEYFQRAAEQEPANELYQKSIEVTAKAPELHMEIHKQGMAQQALGGGPATSSSGKSSKAKRSSDLKYDICGWIILAVGIFAWVGAKSNVPPPPPPR; this is encoded by the exons ATGCAGTTCTCTCAGGACGACTTCGACCGCCTCTTGCTCTCCGAGCACAGCCGCAAGACCTGCGAAGCTCACTACGCCAAGAACCCTCAAGACGCCGAG AACTTAGTCAAATGGGCCGGAGCTCTGCTCGAACTGTCGCAGTTTCAGAGTATTGCCGACTCCCGGATCATGCTtgatg ATTGTATTTCGAAGCTGGAGGAGGCTCTGGCGATCAATCCTACAAAGCATGAAGCTCTATGGTGTCTTGGGAACGCGCATACATCTCATGGATTCATGAATCCTGACTTGGACGAGGCAAGGCCTTATTTTGAGAAGGCGTCGGAGTATTTCCAGAGGGCTGCCGAGCAG GAACCTGCCAATGAGCTTTATCAGAAGTCCATAGAAGTCACAGCTAAG GCACCAGAGTTGCATATGGAGATCCATAAGCAAGGAATGGCTCAACAAGCACTAGGTGGGGGACCTGCCACTTCCTCAAGTGGAAAG AGTTCCAAGGCTAAGAGGAGCAGTGATCTCAAGTATGACATATGTGGATGGATTATCCTTGCAGTTGGCATTTTTGCATGGGTTGGAGCGAAATCCAACGTGCCACCACCCCCACCCCCAAGATAA